The Micromonospora sp. M71_S20 genome has a window encoding:
- a CDS encoding metallophosphoesterase: MAGSGLPQLLAISDLHVVHAENKAIVERLRPERDGDWLIVAGDVGEFVADIEWALGLLSRRFAKVIWAPGNHELWTPREDPIQLRGDARYQHLVELCRGLGVVTPEDPYPVWDPQGDDPVLIAPLFVLYDYSFRPAGTYTKEQALARAHEVGVVCTDEILLHPDPYPTRDAWCRARLALTERRLTAERGGLPTVLVNHFPLVREPTRILRYPEFAQWCGTEATADWHVRFDARVAVYGHLHIPRTTWYDGVRFEEVSVGYPREWRRRSTPPGRLRRILPAVAGQPA; this comes from the coding sequence ATGGCCGGATCCGGCCTGCCTCAGTTGCTCGCCATCAGTGACCTGCACGTGGTCCACGCGGAGAACAAGGCCATCGTGGAACGGCTGCGGCCGGAGCGCGACGGCGACTGGCTCATCGTCGCCGGCGACGTCGGGGAGTTCGTCGCCGACATCGAGTGGGCGCTGGGACTGCTCAGCCGCCGGTTCGCCAAGGTGATCTGGGCTCCCGGCAACCACGAGCTCTGGACCCCCCGCGAGGACCCGATCCAGCTGCGGGGAGACGCGCGCTACCAGCACCTGGTGGAGCTGTGCCGCGGGCTCGGAGTGGTGACTCCGGAGGACCCGTACCCCGTCTGGGACCCGCAGGGCGACGACCCGGTCCTGATCGCGCCGCTGTTCGTGCTCTACGACTACAGCTTCCGGCCGGCCGGGACGTACACGAAGGAGCAGGCCCTGGCGCGGGCCCACGAGGTCGGCGTGGTCTGCACCGACGAGATCCTGCTGCATCCGGACCCGTACCCGACCCGCGACGCCTGGTGCCGAGCGCGGCTGGCCCTGACCGAGCGCCGGCTCACCGCGGAACGCGGTGGGCTGCCCACCGTCCTGGTCAACCACTTCCCGCTCGTCCGCGAACCCACCCGGATCCTGCGGTACCCGGAGTTCGCGCAGTGGTGCGGCACCGAGGCCACCGCCGACTGGCACGTCCGGTTCGACGCCCGCGTCGCCGTCTACGGCCACCTGCACATCCCGCGCACCACCTGGTACGACGGGGTCCGCTTCGAAGAGGTCTCGGTGGGCTACCCACGGGAGTGGCGTCGCCGCTCGACGCCGCCGGGGCGGCTGCGCCGCATCCTGCCGGCGGTCGCCGGACAGCCCGCCTGA